The stretch of DNA ACAGACTAAATGGTATAGTTACTGAATATCATCTAAAAGGCCTCAAACATTTGAAGTTCTTGGGGTTGCACAACACAAACCTTCAGATAAAGGTCAGTCAGAATTGGATTCCTCCATTCAGGCTACAAGCAATTTTCTTAACATCTTTGCAGCTAGGACCGGCATTCCCGCCATGGCTTAGATCACAGACAAGCCTTCGGCTGCTACATATATCAAATGCAAGCATAACTGCAATCCCAGCTTGGTTTTGGGTTGCATTTTCAAGGACAAACTTCATAGATTTGTCAGATAATGAGATAACCGGCACACTTCCAGCAACCTTGGAATTTATGACTACACAAAAAATGGTACTGTCCAATAATAGATTGATAGGTATGGTGCCAAAATTTCCAAGAAATGCCGAATACATGGACTTATCAGGAAATTCTTTCTCCGGGACATTGCCGTCAGATTTTGGAGCCCCTTTATTGTAGGAGCTTATTCTTTATAACAATTCAATATCAGGCGCCATTCCATCTTCAATATGCTCATTGTCATCGAATGCCGCGGCTGTCCTCGTCGGCGGGGCCCTCGTCCGTCGCGACCGCCTCGCTGTGGCCCGTGATCATCGTGATATGTTCCTGAatgctcaccatcgcttctttgCCAAGGTTTGTGATCCTGAACCGTGTGAAGCAATGGTTGcctctgatatatatatatgctttatcCTGTCACTCTTGTTGATGGCATTCATAGGATCGTCTTTCCTTGTGATGGTCTTTGCTGAATGCCTCTGAGGTTGACCGGTCGGAGGCATGGTAATCATGCCTCCCAGAAAGTCTTGTTGTATCTGTATTTTCATCTGGGCTTCCACTCTGTAAAGTCTGGAACATAACAATTTGCATACATATATATCAAGAAGCCAACCTTATGTTTATATCAACAAGTCAACCTTATGTTGTTGTTGACGGAGAAATAACTTGAGTTGACATTTTTGAGGAAACAAATTTGACTTATTTTTAGACTTACAAACGGCAGAGCAGCAAAATCGAAGGGACCAAATTCTGCTTTATTACAGACAGTGTGCCGCGCACCGACGGACGGACATGGCAGATCAGATCACACATGGCGAGTTAGCGACGAACGACGAGGACGAACGGACACGGACTTGCGCCGGccggcgcggcagcctgctgagTACTGACCCCCTACCGCCTCCGGGAGTGCGGCTTGACGTTCTCCCTGATGCTGCGGCGGACGTGGCAGAGCACCCAGTACTGGTCCTCCTCGCCGTCGTCGGCGCGGCGGTAGCACCGCGGGTCCGTGATCTCGTACTCGGACATGACCCACCCGGTGCTCCGCCGCCCCTGCTgcgccccgtcgccgccgcggAGGTAGAAGCAGTACCGCGTCATGCACCAGCGCGCGACCACGCCCAGCTCCGTCACGGACCGGCGGTCCTCCTTGTTGCCGCTGTGCatccacgcgccgccgccgccctccggGGTGCGCCGCACCTtcccgcgccgccgcgccgcgaAGAAGTAGCCGTGGCCGCGCCCCAGCAGGCCGTGCCGCTCCAGCAGCTCCCACGGCGGCGCCGCGCACGGGTCCGCCTCCACCACCGCGCCCGCCACGCGCGGCGCGAACCCGCGCAGCCGCGGCCGCAGGAAGTGCAGCACCAGCTCGTCCTCCGTCGGCTCGAACGACTCCATCCCCTCCTCCCCCACCTCCTCCTTCATCTCCACTCCGCCGGCGCCGCCCAGATTTGTCTCCTCCTCCATTTCCTTCCGGTGAGGTCTCCCCTCCCTCCGATGAATTCAAGGCTGCGTTTCTTTCCAACCACCGCACCGCTGGTAGTACTACCTCGTTACATTTCCCTACTCGACCCAACACGGAGTGGCCCACCGAGATCGGGCCCAATCGGGGCAGCTGTGAAGGCGCGGCACTAACGCCGGATCTTTCTAACGCGGGATCTGCCAAGGCTCCAAATGGCCTCAAACAAAAAAGGCAAGGCTCTAAATTCTTCTCAAACAAGTAAATAAATGGCAAGGCTCTAAATTTGGCGCAAATCTTTTTTTATCTAGGATCAATTTACGTCGTGTAAGTAAATGGAGATCACACATAGTATCTCTACTTCTAATGAAGCAGTTGGTACTTAGTAGTCTCCGCCGGTTAATTTTTGTTCCATCAAAGCCGGTTCATTTCCATCCTCCCTCTCACCTCCCACGTCCCAACGATCCCTCCGGAACCCGCGCACCCATAAGGTGCAAACCTCCGGTCGATCCTGAAAAAAACGGCGTGAAAAAATCTAAGGAAAAAACCCTACAAAAATTAACCAGTCCCTCGCACGTACGAGCGATTCCTCTACCCTCGAAGCACTCGCACGCACGAGTCGTTCGCCGCCTCCCCGTCTCCGATCTCCCTTCGCTGCCGCCCTCGCACATCAAGCCGCCACCGGTCCATGCGCTACCTCGACGGGAGCCATCGATCTTCTTCCGGAGACGCCGCCGATCCCATTGATGAACCGCCGCCGACCATGTCCAGGATCCGACACCGATCCCCTGAGCCGCTGGCGCTGGCCAGGCTCCAGACCAATGGACACGCCTGCTCGCTGCTCCTCGGGGCCAGCCCCTCCCACCACGCCGGATCACACATCGGCTTGGGGACCCCTCGAGGATGCCGCCGGTGTAGGAGGCGTCCGCGACAGTGCGGGCTGGGGACCGAGCGGCTGGGCATGCCGCGTCCAGGGCTTGGTCGGGCTGGCGTGAGCCGTCGTCGATGAAATTTTGGGAGTGAAGTGCATCATAGGTCCTTGAACTAGTTCAGAGGTGTCACATAGGTCCTCAAACTATGAAAACCGTTATCCAGGTCCTCAAAGTGCAACATGTGTGTTATCCTGATTCTCAAACTATTTCAAAGGTATCACGTAGGTCCTTCAACTATTTTAGAGGTGTCACATATATACACACTTATTACACTTCAAGAATTTTTAAGGACCTGGTTAACACTTTTCATAGTTTGAGGACCTACATTACACCATCAAAATAGTTCAAGGACCTAGGATGCATTTCACTCAAATTTTGGCTGATTGGCTGCACGTCGCTTCGGATTTGGTACTATCCCCATCTCTCTCTGAGATACACACACcactttctctccatctctctctcttaCAGTGTCTGCTTGTGCTTGCTGACGAAGGTGCATGTGTGTGTGCACGCGCACGCGTGTGATGTGCCGCTGACCGCTTTTATGTGTGCTTGTGGCGATGCTGCCTGTGATTGTGATTTTTGCCGCTATCCTGCATGATTCTTGGTGCCTCGAGGATGAGAAGAAGCCACCCAGAAAATGGCCAGAAGGAAGCACCATATGTGCAGGTGTGCTCATGTGTGTTAGAAGGTGAGTTTGTGCTTATAATTTCCTAAACATTCCTATTACAAACAGAAAACAGCTATGGTTGGTGATAATAATTATTGGTGAACATTGTTATTGGTAAACCTGCATGCTGTCCATCTGCCTCTTCTTCCTGTTGCAACTATTGATGGCCATTATTATTGCAATTTTATCCTAATTTATGTTAAGCTATTACTAGGTTCTTTGATTGAATCCTAATTCAAACTTCTAACATACGCAATACTTTTTGTGCGGTTATAAGATGATGCATACTCTGACAGTGCTTTGGCCACATAAAAGGTAAATCCATCATTGTGGAGATGTCAAAGTCATCACAAAAACAAGCATCCGAACTTTCTTTTTGGGATGAAACAAATATGCAGACTAACAGTATCATGTTTTTTTTGACATCAACCAATATCATGGGTTGGTTCAGGACTTCAGGTATATATCACCAGCATAAAAATCTATTAACATAGTAATTGTTACTTTTTTTAGCTATTCTCAAATGCTTCTCTATTTTAAATACCTATTAAATGTTGTCACAATCACCCTATTTCCACCGCACTGAGGGCTGTGGCAGGAAGGAGCCCACCGTCGGCATCGCCCATGGCCAAGCAGACCGAGGACCCAGCACCCTCAAGTACGGTGATGTTCTTTCTGTTGCGACTTATGGTGATGACTGAGGAGTTTTGAGATCAATCTCGATCTGCATATGACCATGACCGGGAGGCGAACCCGGTTGCGCTTAGAGACAATTGATTAATGGAGATCCTCCAGCCACCGAGCTCCTAAAGGACACCTAGGCGAGAAATCCACGCTTGTCCATACCGCTTGCCTTTTAGGCGAGCAACCTCGTGAACTTCGACCCCATCATGCTGTAAATATAAATAGTTTACAAATTAACTAAATTTTTAGATTGATATTATTCCACATCTATGCATATTTTTTTTCTTACTGTGGTATATATCTAACACTAGAAAATGAGTTGTTGAAATAATCTTTACTAATAATCATTGGTCTGTAGGACAAGGACTCAGCAGATGATTCCTCCTTGACTTTCTACCAGCTGCGCCCCGTGTCCACAGCGTCCCGACACCATGTTCAAGACCAAGTTCTAACCCACATATCCAATCTCCCTCCATGGATCTTGCCTCTCATTGACCAAGAGCAACAATTCAACTCAATTTCAGATTTACAAAAGAGATGGAACTAGAGCAAACAACCTATGAGGCTTGGTTCGTGTACATCGACAACGTTGTATGGTGGTGAAGCTTCTTCACATCCCCTGACCAGACGCTGCACGCTCTGCTCGCTGAAGGTGCCCGTTGTTTGTGTTTGGATGTTGTTGCTGGCGTATGTCAAGGTATGTAGCAGTAGCTTTTGTTATCCTTTCCACACCAGCGAATGTCAGAATTTATCATGTGGGCAATTTTTTTTACTGTAGTATGAGTACAAGGTTCAGGGAAGTTCAGTCATTTAGTATCTCACAGATTGTCTAGGCTTTAAATTTAGGAGATGATTTGGAAGCTCAACATAGAAAATTATTTAGTCTAATGCAGATTGCATATTAAACGCCTTTTCAAAGCAAGTATGGAAGAAAATGTGGTGAGCTCTCCATGAGAAAATTTAATATAACAGTTTCTTTGACTTGAAGGAATATTTGCAGATTTTAATCTATAGAAAGTTTGAGGGTATCATCTTTGCATGCTCTTAACGTCTATTACTAATGTACACTCCTATCATTCTATATATCATTTTATGCACTTAACTGAGAAGGCTTTCTAATAGTTGAGGAGGCACTCATTATGCCGAGCTCGGCTCTTCCTGATTAGGTTGTCACCACGCTCGCAACTGCAGAATCATAGGCGCGAAATGCTTTAGTGTGTCTGCCAAATCCCGTGTCATTGACCAGAAACTAGCCTCGCTCAACCAAATTGTACCTGTCACCGATGCACGGCGAGGGCACTCGGAATCTGGCGTTTGCTCCGTTGCGAAGCATGCGATGTTGAGAGAAAAGAGGGAGACTGCACCGGAGGAAAGCGAAGCATGGTAGCAGGTCTGAAGATGAGAGCATGATGTTCTCTTTTAGCAAATGATGCATGTGTCTATTTTTTCgtcccgttgcaacgcatgggGACCTTTGATTTGATTTAGTTTTATCTTCTACTGTAGATAGGGAACTATGGACACTAAATATCCATTTCTTAGGTGTCAACCTGGTACATTAGGCTGTATAGTACATGGCAGAGTTCTTCCAGCTACTAATTCACGTAATCTGCTTCATGTTACTTTGCTTTAAGCATAGTTAACTAACAGGAAGGACACACATATGCACTTTCCCTCCAACCTATGTCAAGGGTACCtactgtaatgattttgcatatGAACTTGCTAAAAATAGTACTGCTACCTTGAGTTTGTCAAAGAATAATGCCACTAAATTGGCAGCACATTTGGATCTGTCATCTTTTTCCCCACTAGGGCGCTTCCTTAAAATTTACTCCCTCCGCCTGAAAATACTTGTCaaagaaatgaatgtatctagacatattgTAGTTTTAGATACATTCATATTTATTAATTTCAACGACAAGTATTTctggacagagggagtattactTTAGAGACATGAGGATCCTCAAGTTAACACACTTGATTCTTACTGCTGCTTATGCATCCCTGAACTTCAGTTAAATTCATGATTATCTGGATATTTCCTATAATTTATCAAGTGAAGGGTTCTTAAAATAAGGACAGACATTTGTTTCACCTTTTGTAGTTCATCATAATAGCATATGATTTTAAAAAATGGAAAATTGCCAAGTACAGTTCCGAAGCGGAGAGTTACTTATGTATTTTTTTAGATCAAGGAGTCAAGTGTGAAAATGCTTTATAAATTAGGTGAGACAACATGCTAAAATTTTGTGGCGATTAGTGAAGGAAAGAACTATGTACTCTTGTTTCAAGTGGACTTCATCGCTTTATTGTTAGATTCAGCTTCACCTCCCATTGTTATATTCTTTACTTGAATATATcagtgcccccccccccccccccccccccccaatttaTGATGTTGAAAATGGCAACCGCTTGATCTTTGAATCATGCAGCTGCCTATCTACAAATCATAAATGAACAGATAAAACATACTGATATATCCAAATATTGTGTATCCTGCTTGTAGAATTTGTTCCTATTTATCCTTTTGTCATTTTTACATATGGGCATCTGGTGTTTGCGTCATCTCAAAGTTTGCCTTTTTAAATTGATATATTGTACATGTCAGGATTTTGTTTTGTGCATCAAAGTTTGCCCTTTTACAAGTATAATACCGTGTATTTTGCTGATGCTTTGTTGCTGAGATATATTGTAAGTGATAATCATACATTTCGTGTTTGCTCCTCTATGTTAGGAGAGGAATGAAAATATGGTGGCTGCTTCTAGGCAAACCTCCTGGCTGTCTTTGCACCCCCACCTTCTTTATCACCGAGCGGTCATTTAGGGGCCTTAGCTGGTGATCCGGGTTGTTTCCTTCTCGACGATGAAGCTTATCCCCCATCGTCTCACTGGCCGACCTTGACCTCTGTTATTTTTGGGTCATATCTAGTATTCAAAGTTTGCCTCGATTTGGTACCGATCGCGCAGCCCGCACCGAAACAGTGCTTTACCTCTAGATGTCCAGTCAACTGCTGCGCCTCAACGCATTTCGGGGAGAACCAACTAGCTCTGGGTTCGATTGGCATTTCACCCCTAACCACAACTCATCCGCTGATTCTTCAACATCAGTCGGTTCGGACCTCTGCTTAGTTTCATCCAAACTTCATCCTGGTCATGGATAGATCACCCAGGTTTGGGTCCATAAGTAGTGACAATCGCCCTATTAAGACTCGCTTTCACTACGCCTCCAGTGGGTTCCGTTCCCTTAACCAAGCCACTGCCTATGAGTCGCCGGCTCATTCTTCAATAGGCATGCGGTCAGAGATCACTTTCCCCTCCCACTGCTTGGGAGCTCAGCATGGTTTCACGTTCTATTTCATTACCCACTGGGGGTTCTTTTCACCTTCCCCTCATGGTACTACTTCGCTATCGGCCACCCAGGAGTATTTAGCCTTGCAAGGTGGTCCCTGCTAATTCACACGGGATTCCACGTGTCCCATGCTACTCGGGTCAGAGCGTAAGCTAGTGATGCTTTCAGCTACTGGACTTTAGCCATCTAGGGTGCGGCACTCAACCGCTTCGCCTAGAAGCACAACGCTTGTATTGCTCTCCCACAATCCTGTTTTCACGGTTTAGGCTGCTCCCATTTCGCTCGCCGCTACTACGGGAATCACTTTTGCTTTCTTTTCCTCTGGCTACTAAGATGTTTCAGTTCGCCAGGTTGTCTCTTGCCTGCTCATGGATTCAGCAGGAAATTTAAAAGGCTGACCTATTTGGGAATATCCGGATCTATGCTTATTTTCAACTCCCCGAAGGATTTCGTCGCTTGCTACACCCTTCCTCGTCTCTGGGTGCCTAGGTATCCACCGCTAGCGTTTCCTCTTTTGAACCTCGCCAATAACGTTAAGGCTATGATATCCTAAGGTGCTACTAAATGGAAGGATCTTATCAACGTCCATGAATGTGAAATCATAACTGCCGAATTGGCAAAATTCGGTGCTATCGCTATCATAGTATCCGCTAAGTTCACGGGCTGGAGATAAGCGGACTCGAACCGCTGACATCCGCCACAGGGTAAACCACCGCCTCTCAGGCCTCCCCGACGGGTTCTACCATAGAGGCCAACGATAGACAATAACTCCCCCCCGAACACAGCTTACAACTTTCATCGTACTGTGCTCTCCAAAGAGCAACTCTTCTCAAAATCTCAAAACAAAGGTGCTGAGTTGGAATCCCATTCTAAGGATTCTTGTGGTTCCGGGGAATCCAGTTACAGGAGAACCAGGAACGGGGAGCTCTCCCCTTTTTTGCCCGACTCTTTGATCCTAAGAATGCCGGTTTTAAGAACGAGTGATTGCCCTTCTCCGACCCTTACTGCCCAACTGGAGAGCGGACGACTAATGTGTTCCACTTATTGAACAGGGTCTATGGTCGGTCCATGACCCCTGGACGCCGAGGGCGTCCTTGGGGTGATCtcgttgttggaaatatgccctagaggcaataataaaagtataattattatatttctttgttcatgataattgtctttattcatgctataactgtattatccggaaatcgtaatacacgtgtgaatacatagaccataatatgtccctagtaagcctctagttgaatagctcgttgatcaacagatagtcatggtttcctggctatggacattggatgtcattgataacgggatcacatcattaggagaatgatgtgatggacaagacctgatcctaagcatagcacaagatcgtgtagttcgtttgctagagcttttccaatgtcaagtatcttttcctttgaccatgagatcgtgtaactcccggataccgtaagagtgctttgggtgtatcaaacgtcacaacgtaactgggtgactataaaggtgcactacaggtatttccgaaagtgtctgttgggttgacacggatcgagactgggatttgtcactccatataacggagaggtatcactaggcccactcggtaatgcatcatcattatgagctcaaggtgaccaaatggttgatcacgggatcatgcattacggtatgagtaaagtgacttgccggtaacgagactgaacaaggtattgggataccgacgatcgagtctcgggcaagtaacataccgattgacaaagggagtTGTATTacgggttgattaatcctcgacatcgtggttcatccgatgagatcatcggagcatgtgggagccaacatgggtatccagatcccgctgttggttattgaccggagagtcgtcggtcatgtctgcatgtctcccgaacccgtagggtctacacacttaaggttcggtgacgctagggttgtgaagatatgtatatgcagtaacccgaatgttgttcggagtcccggatgagatcccggacgtcacgaggagttccggaatggtccggaggtaaagaattatatataggaagtgctgtttcggccatcgggacaagtttcggggttatcggtattgtaccgggaccaccggaggggtcccgggggcccaccgggtggggccacctgtcccgggggccacatgggctgtagggggtgcgccttggcctagatgggccaagggcaccagccccaaaagcccatgcgcctaggtttccacaaaagggaagagtcccaatggtggaaggcacctctaggtgccttgggggggagggaaacctccccttggctgccgcacctagagattggatctcctaggctggcgcacccccccttggccctcctatatatagttgaggagagggaggacttcatacctcagcctttggtgcttccctctcccctgttacatctctccctcgtagtacacggcgaagccctgctactgtgacgccctgcatccaccaccacgcc from Triticum urartu cultivar G1812 chromosome 3, Tu2.1, whole genome shotgun sequence encodes:
- the LOC125546081 gene encoding uncharacterized protein LOC125546081 isoform X2: MLPVIVIFAAILHDSWCLEDEKKPPRKWPEGSTICAGVLMCVRSYKMMHTLTVLWPHKRTSGRSPPSASPMAKQTEDPAPSRQGLSR
- the LOC125546081 gene encoding uncharacterized protein LOC125546081 isoform X1; translated protein: MLPVIVIFAAILHDSWCLEDEKKPPRKWPEGSTICAGVLMCVRSYKMMHTLTVLWPHKRTSGLWQEGAHRRHRPWPSRPRTQHPQDKDSADDSSLTFYQLRPVSTASRHHVQDQVLTHISNLPPWILPLIDQEQQFNSISDLQKRWN
- the LOC125549312 gene encoding NAC domain-containing protein 67-like, coding for MEEETNLGGAGGVEMKEEVGEEGMESFEPTEDELVLHFLRPRLRGFAPRVAGAVVEADPCAAPPWELLERHGLLGRGHGYFFAARRRGKVRRTPEGGGGAWMHSGNKEDRRSVTELGVVARWCMTRYCFYLRGGDGAQQGRRSTGWVMSEYEITDPRCYRRADDGEEDQYWVLCHVRRSIRENVKPHSRRR